A genomic window from Nocardioides rotundus includes:
- a CDS encoding IS3 family transposase, with the protein MTYRGVNAAAEAFFSSLEWEVLSRHEFEHTRQAQAVVLDWCYGFYNHERRHSSAGMMSPVSYENTAAPDREAA; encoded by the coding sequence TTGACCTATAGGGGCGTCAACGCCGCCGCTGAGGCGTTCTTCAGCAGCCTGGAGTGGGAGGTTCTCTCACGCCACGAGTTCGAGCACACCCGCCAGGCCCAGGCTGTCGTGCTGGACTGGTGCTACGGGTTCTACAACCACGAACGCCGGCACAGCTCGGCAGGCATGATGAGCCCGGTCAGCTACGAGAACACCGCGGCCCCCGACCGGGAAGCCGCATAA
- a CDS encoding 4'-phosphopantetheinyl transferase family protein encodes MGIDAEPHAVTEVGVLDVAASVSEIEMLDTLTASMSDVAWDRVLFSAKEAIFKAWFPLTRQWLGYTDCELRIHAGTGTFTGQLPSTPECEGLYDGSVVHGRWTIHGGHVLTAVCIDT; translated from the coding sequence GTGGGCATCGATGCTGAACCTCATGCGGTGACGGAGGTGGGGGTGCTCGACGTTGCCGCGAGCGTGAGCGAGATCGAGATGCTTGACACGCTGACGGCGTCGATGAGCGATGTTGCGTGGGATCGGGTGCTATTCAGCGCGAAGGAGGCGATCTTCAAGGCATGGTTCCCGCTGACACGGCAGTGGCTGGGCTACACAGATTGCGAACTCCGCATCCACGCCGGAACCGGTACCTTCACCGGACAGTTACCATCGACTCCCGAGTGTGAAGGGCTCTACGACGGTAGTGTCGTCCACGGTCGCTGGACAATCCACGGCGGTCACGTTCTCACGGCGGTATGCATCGATACCTGA